The following are from one region of the Veillonella nakazawae genome:
- the rplI gene encoding 50S ribosomal protein L9 → MKVVLLEDVKKVGKKGEIVEVSDAYGRNVLIKKGLGLEGTATNVNNAKQKQESIAHNKAVANDEAKILAAQLTKVEVTVKVRMGEEGRVFGSVTAKDISDAAKAQYKVDIDKKKIEIKEPLKTLGVHDVLVRVHPEITSTIKVNVVAE, encoded by the coding sequence ATGAAAGTAGTATTGTTGGAAGACGTTAAAAAGGTTGGTAAAAAAGGCGAAATCGTTGAAGTTAGCGATGCATATGGCCGTAATGTATTAATCAAAAAAGGTCTTGGCCTTGAAGGTACAGCAACTAACGTAAATAATGCGAAACAAAAGCAAGAATCCATCGCTCACAATAAAGCTGTTGCCAATGATGAGGCTAAAATCTTGGCAGCCCAATTGACTAAGGTTGAAGTAACTGTAAAAGTTCGCATGGGCGAAGAAGGTCGTGTATTCGGTTCCGTTACTGCAAAAGATATTTCTGATGCAGCTAAAGCGCAATACAAAGTAGATATCGATAAAAAGAAAATCGAAATCAAAGAACCATTGAAAACATTAGGCGTACATGATGTACTCGTTCGTGTTCATCCTGAAATTACAAGTACTATCAAGGTTAACGTAGTAGCTGAATAA